The following proteins are encoded in a genomic region of Rattus rattus isolate New Zealand chromosome 2, Rrattus_CSIRO_v1, whole genome shotgun sequence:
- the Il4i1 gene encoding L-amino-acid oxidase, with protein MAGLALHLVLVATLLGLAVSLQWRAASNLNLIEKCMVDHDYEQLLNVVTLGLNRTSKPQKVVVVGAGVAGLVAAKVLSDAGHKVTILEASNRIGGRIFTFRDEKTGWIGELGAMRMPSSHRILHQLCRSLGLNLTQFTQYDENAWTEVNGVKLRNYVVEKMPEKLGYDLNHRERGHSPEDIYQMALNKAIKDVKVLGCKKAMNMFSEHTLLEYLLKEGNLSQPAVQLLGDVMSKEGFFYLSLAEAFRAHACLSDRLRYSRIVGGWDLLPRALLSSLSGTVLLNAPVVSISQGRHEVHVHFTTSLQSHSLEVMTADVVLLTASGPALQRISFSPPLTRKRQEALRALHYVAASKVFLSFHRPFWHEEHIMGGHSNTDRPSRLIFYPAPGEGSLLLASYTWSDAAAPFAGLSTEQTLHLVLKDLEALHGPVVYRLWDGRGVVKRWAEDPYSQGGFVVQPPLFGQGTEDYDWSVPYGRIYFAGEHTALPHGWVETAVKSGLRAALRINSNYGYGMVDLEMLDHALAEASFAEQYLEGDQPEEQQAQEEVNPDRQDLSQKHLLVETGPDGQQHVFVENIPEPLEHVFMKTNPQEKGHKHQIIYPSEHGHVHGEVIPEGPGYVHRKHGHVGSGTQQHMNGEVDHS; from the exons ATGGCTGGGCTGG CCCTGCATCTTGTCCTGGTGGCCACCCTCCTTGGTCTGGCAGTCTCTCTGCAATGGAGGGCAGCCTCCAACCTGAACCTTATCGAGAAGTGTATGGTGGACCATGATTATGAGCAGCTACTGAATGTGGTGACCTTGGGCCTCAATCGAACTTCGAAACCCCAGAAGGTGGTAGTGGTTGGTGCGGGCGTGGCTGGGCTGGTAGCGGCCAAGGTGCTCAGTGATGCAGGACACAAG GTCACCATCCTGGAGGCAAGTAACAGGATTGGGGGCCGTATCTTCACTTTCCGGGATGAGAAGACAGGCTGGATAGGGGAGCTCGGGGCCATGCGAATGCCCAGCTCCCACAG GATCTTGCACCAGCTCTGCAGGAGCCTGGGCCTCAACCTGACTCAGTTCACACAGTATGATGAGAACGCATGGACAGAGGTGAATGGTGTGAAGCTGCGAAACTATGTGGTGGAGAAGATGCCAGAGAAGCTGGGCTACGACCTGAACCACAGAGAAAGGGGCCATTCCCCGGAGGACATCTACCAGATGGCACTCAACAAG GCCATCAAAGACGTCAAGGTCTTGGGCTGCAAGAAAGCCATGAATATGTTCAGCGAGCATACGCTCCTG GAATACCTCCTCAAGGAGGGCAACCTGTCCCAGCCGGCCGTGCAGCTCCTGGGAGATGTGATGTCCAAGGAAGGCTTTTTCTACCTCAGCCTTGCAGAAGCATTTCGCGCGCACGCCTGCCTGAGTGACCGACTCCG GTACAGCCGCATCGTGGGTGGCTGGGACCTGCTTCCGCGAGCGCTCCTGAGCTCGCTGTCAGGGACGGTGCTGCTGAATGCGCCAGTGGTGTCGATCTCTCAGGGGAGGCACGAGGTGCATGTGCACTTCACCACCTCACTACAGTCTCACAGCTTGGAGGTGATGACCGCAGACGTGGTGCTGCTGACTGCCAGTGGGCCTGCTCTGCAGCGCATCTCCTTCTCGCCGCCTCTGACTCGCAAGAGGCAGGAGGCACTGCGCGCACTTCACTACGTGGCAGCCAGCAAGGTTTTTCTGAGTTTCCATCGGCCTTTCTGGCACGAGGAGCACATCATGGGCGGCCACTCCAACACTGACCGCCCATCGCGCCTCATATTCTATCCGGCACCGGGCGAGGGCTCACTGCTTCTGGCCTCCTATACGTGGTCGGACGCTGCAGCCCCCTTCGCTGGACTGAGCACCGAACAGACCCTGCATTTGGTGCTCAAGGACCTGGAGGCCCTCCACGGGCCTGTGGTGTACCGGCTGTGGGACGGCAGGGGTGTGGTCAAGCGCTGGGCGGAGGACCCATATAGCCAGGGAGGCTTCGTGGTGCAGCCGCCATTGTTTGGGCAAGGGACCGAGGACTATGACTGGTCAGTCCCCTATGGCCGCATTTACTTCGCAGGCGAGCATACAGCTCTCCCGCATGGCTGGGTAGAGACTGCTGTCAAGTCTGGGTTGCGGGCCGCGCTGAGGATCAATAGTAACTATGGGTATGGGATGGTCGACCTCGAGATGCTGGATCATGCACTCGCAGAGGCCAGCTTTGCGGAGCAGTATCTGGAAGGGGACCAGCCAGAGGAGCAGCAGGCACAGGAAGAAGTCAACCCCGACCGGCAGGATCTCTCGCAGAAGCACTTGTTGGTGGAAACCGGCCCAGACGGGCAGCAACACGTGTTCGTAGAGAACATACCTGAGCCGCTGGAACACGTGTTCATGAAGACTAACCCCCAGGAGAAGGGGCACAAGCACCAGATTATATATCCCTCAGAGCACGGACATGTGCATGGGGAAGTCATCCCCGAAGGGCCTGGGTATGTACACAGGAAACACGGGCATGTGGGATCTGGCACTCAGCAGCATATGAACGGAGAGGTGGACCACTCGTAA
- the Nup62 gene encoding nuclear pore glycoprotein p62: MSGFNFGGTGAPAGGFTFGTAKTATTTPATGFSFSASGTGTGGFNFGTPSQPAATTPSTSLFSLATQTSTTQTPGFNFGTTPASGGTGFSLGISTPKLSLSSTAATPATANTGSFGLGSSTLTNAISGASTSSQGTAPTGFVFGSSTTSAPSTGTTGFSFTSGSASQPGASGFNIGSVGSLAQPTALSGSPFTPATLATTTAGATQPAAATPTAATTSAGSTLFASIAAAPASSSTTVLSLSAPATTAATPTAGTLGFSLKAPGAAPGASTTSTTTTTTTTTTTASTSSSTTTTGFALSLKPLVPAGPSSVAATALPASSTAVGTTTGPAMTYAQLESLINKWSLELEDQERHFLQQATQVNAWDRTLIENGEKITSLHREVEKVKLDQKRLDQELDFILSQQKELEDLLSPLEESVKEQSGTIYLQHADEEREKTYKLAENIDAQLKRMAQDLKDIIEHLNMAGGPADTSDPLQQICKILNAHMDSLQWVDQSSALLQRRVEEASRVCESRRKEQERSLRIAFD; this comes from the coding sequence ATGAGTGGGTTTAACTTTGGAGGCACCGGGGCTCCTGCTGGCGGCTTTACATTTGGGACCGCAAAGACTGCGACCACCACACCCGCCActggcttttccttctctgcttctggcACCGGCACCGGAGGGTTTAATTTTGGGACTCCCTCCCAGCCAGCTGCGACCACCCCTTCCACCAGCCTCTTCTCACTTGCCACACAGACCTCAACCACACAGACCCCAGGATTCAACTTTGGAACAACACCTGCTTCTGGGGGAACAGGCTTCTCCCTGGGGATCAGCACCCCAAAGCTCAGCCTAAGTAGCACAGCCGCCACACCAGCCACAGCCAACACTGGCAGCTTTGGGCTTGGCAGCAGTACTCTTACCAATGCCATCTCAGGTGCCAGCACCTCCAGCCAGGGGACAGCCCCCACTGGCTTTGTCTTTGGCTCTTCTACCACCTCTGCTCCGTCCACCGGCACCACGGGATTCTCATTCACCAGTGGCAGTGCATCCCAGCCTGGAGCCTCCGGCTTCAACATTGGCTCTGTGGGTAGTTTGGCCCAGCCCACAGCACTGTCTGGCTCTCCCTTCACTCCAGCCACTCTGGCGACAACTACGGCAGGAGCAACACAGCCAGCTGCTGCTACacccactgctgccaccaccagtGCAGGGTCTACACTGTTTGCTTCAATAGCTGCTGCTCCTGCCTCATCCAGTACTACAGTGCTTTCCCTCTCGGCTCCAGCGACAACTGCAGCCACTCCTACTGCTGGGACTTTGGGCTTCAGCCTCAAGGCCCCTGGAGCAGCTCCTGGCGCCtctaccaccagcaccaccaccactactaccaccaccactactactgcctccacctcctcctccaccacgaCCACTGGCTTTGCCTTAAGCCTGAAACCCCTGGTGCCAGCTGGCCCCAGCAGCGTGGCAGCtactgctctgcctgcctccagcaCAGCAGTTGGGACTACGACGGGTCCAGCAATGACCTATGCGCAGCTGGAAAGCCTGATCAACAAGTGGAGTCTGGAGCTGGAGGACCAGGAGCGGCACTTCCTGCAGCAGGCCACGCAGGTCAATGCCTGGGACCGCACACTGATTGAGAATGGGGAGAAGATCACCAGCCTGCACCGAGAGGTGGAAAAGGTGAAGCTGGATCAGAAGCGTCTGGACCAGGAGCTGGACTTTATCCTGTCACAGCAGAAGGAGCTGGAAGACCTTCTGAGCCCGTTAGAGGAGTCAGTGAAGGAGCAAAGTGGCACCATCTACCTTCAGCATGCTGATGAGGAGCGTGAGAAGACCTACAAGCTGGCTGAGAACATCGATGCTCAGCTCAAGCGCATGGCCCAGGACCTCAAGGACATTATTGAGCACCTGAACATGGCTGGTGGCCCTGCAGACACCAGTGACCCACTGCAGCAGATCTGCAAGATCCTCAATGCACACATGGACTCCCTTCAGTGGGTGGACCAGAGCTCTGCCCTGCTgcagaggagggtggaggaggccAGCCGTGTGTGTGAGAGCCGGCGCAAGGAACAGGAACGCAGCCTGCGCATTGCCTTTGACTAG
- the Tbc1d17 gene encoding TBC1 domain family member 17: protein MEGSSYRVVFEKGGVYLHTSARKHQDPDSLIAGVLRVVEKDNDVLLHWAPVEEAGDPTQIFFSKKDPSGGEPSTSEEEPTFDPGYEPDWAVISTVRPRPHLAEPRRGAEPSSPRSSWAFSVSLGELKSIRRSKPGLSWAYLVLVTQAGGSLPALHFHRGGTRALLRVLSRYLLLASSPQDSRLYLVFPQDPSALSDSFHHLQLFDQDSSNVVSRFLQDPYSTTFSSFSRVTNFFRGALQPHPEGASSPDLPPLPDDEPEPGFEVISCVELGQRPTVERAPPVTEEEWNRHVGPEGRLQNVPELKSRIFSGGLSPGLRREAWKFLLGYLSWESSAEEHKAHVRKKTDEYFRMKLQWKSVSAEQERRNSLLHGYRSLIERDVSRTDRTNKFYEGPENPGLGLLNDILLTYCMYHFDLGYVQGMSDLLSPILFVVQNEVDAFWCFCGFMELVHGNFEESQETMKRQLGQLLLLLRVLDQPLCDFLDSQDSGSLCFCFRWLLIWFKREFPFPDVLRLWEVLWTGLPGPNLHLLVACAILDMERDTLMLSGFGSNEILKHINELTMKLSVEDVLTRAEALYRQLTACPELPHNVQEILGLAQPEEPSSPSPPVSPMPLSPTRAPMPPLPPEEVAPQPDSSLEILPEDEDGA from the exons GACCCAAGTGGAGGTGAGCCCAGCACCTCAGAGGAGGAACCTACCTTTGACCCAGGCTATGAACCTGACTGGGCTGTCATTAGCACAGTGCGGCCACGGCCCCACCTGGcagagcccaggagag GTGCAGAGCCCAGTTCCCCCCGGAGCTCCTGGGCCTTCTCTGTGAGCCTAGGGGAGCTCAAGTCCATCCGCAGATCCAAGCCAGGCCTCAGCTGGGCCTACCTGGTTCTGGTGACCCAGGCTGGAGGCTCCCTGCCTGCCTTGCACTTCCACAGAGGGGGTACCCGAGCCCTGCTCCGAGTCCTTAGCCGCTACCTGCTGTTGGCCAG CTCTCCACAGGACTCCCGCCTCTACTTGGTCTTCCCCCAGGACCCCTCTGCCCTCTCCGACTCCTTCCACCATCTGCAACTCTTTGACCAGGACAGCTCCAACGTGGTGTCT CGCTTCCTTCAGGATCCCTACTCTACCACCTTCAGTAGCTTCTCTCGAGTGACCAACTTCTTCCGGGGAGCCCTGCAGCCGCACCCTGAGGGCGCCTCTTCCCCTGACCTACCCCCGCTGCCAGATGATGAGCCAGAGCCTGGCTTTGAGGTCATCTCTTGC GTGGAACTGGGCCAGCGTCCCACAGTGGAACGTGCTCCTCCAGTCACAGAGGAAGAATGGAACCGCCACGTGGGTCCTGAGGGTCGCCTGCAAAATGTCCCTGAGTTGAAAAGTCGGATCTTCTCAGGG GGTCTCAGCCCTGGCCTTCGGCGGGAGGCTTGGAAGTTCCTTCTGGGGTACCTTAGCTGGGAGAGTTCAGCTGAGGAACACAAAGCCCATGTGCGGAAGAAAAC GGATGAGTACTTCCGAATGAAGCTGCAGTGGAAGTCTGTGAGCGCTGAGCAGGAGCGGAGGAATTCACTGCTTCATGGCTACCGAAGCCTCATTG AGAGAGATGTAAGTCGCACTGACAGGACTAACAAGTTCTATGAAGGGCCTGAGAACCCAGGGCTGGGCCTGCTCAACGACATCCTTCTTACCTACTGCATGTACCACTTCGACTTGG GCTATGTTCAGGGCATGAGTGACCTCCTGTCCCCGATCCTCTTCGTTGTTCAGAATGAAGTAGATGCCTTCTGGTGTTTCTGTGGCTTCATGGAACTTGTG CATGGGAACTTTGAAGAGAGTCAGGAGACTATGAAGCGGCAGCTTGGGcagctcctgctgcttctgcGGGTGCTGGATCAGCCACTCTGTGATTTCCTGG ATTCTCAGGACTCGGGCTCGCTGTGCTTCTGCTTCCGGTGGCTGCTCATCTGGTTCAAGAGGGAATTCCCCTTTCCTGACGTCCTTCGGCTGTGGGAG GTGCTGTGGACTGGGCTTCCTGGCCCCAATCTGCACCTGCTGGTGGCCTGTGCCATCTTGGACATGGAACGGGACACCCTGATGCTGTCTGGCTTTGGCTCCAACGAGATCCTTAAG CACATCAATGAACTGACCATGAAGCTGAGCGTGGAGGATGTGCTGACACGGGCAGAGGCTCTGTACAGGCAGCTGACGGCCTGCCCA gAGCTGCCACACAACGTGCAGGAGATCCTGGGACTGGCACAGCCAGAAGAGCCGAGTAGCCCATCTCCTCCGGTATCCCCAATGCCCTTGTCACCCACTCGGGCCCCGATGCCCCCGCTGCCGCCTGAGGAAGTGGCCCCGCAGCCTGACAGCAGTCTGGAGATTCTGCCTGAGGATGAAGATGGCGCTTGA